The following are from one region of the Sandaracinus amylolyticus genome:
- a CDS encoding response regulator: protein MSQCKVCIVDDDDDIREAMRLALELHGLEVIEASDGEEALARLHGSHCGLVLLDLMMPGMNGWEFRAKQKADPELASIPVLVLSGARDVESHARELGASAWVQKPIELDHLIVEVDRLCNSR from the coding sequence ATGAGCCAGTGCAAGGTCTGCATCGTCGACGACGACGACGACATCCGCGAGGCGATGCGCCTCGCGCTCGAGCTCCACGGCCTCGAGGTGATCGAAGCGAGCGACGGCGAGGAGGCGCTCGCGCGCTTGCACGGATCGCACTGCGGGCTGGTGCTGCTCGACCTGATGATGCCCGGCATGAACGGCTGGGAGTTCCGCGCGAAGCAGAAGGCCGACCCCGAGCTCGCGAGCATCCCGGTGCTCGTGCTCTCGGGCGCACGCGACGTGGAGAGCCACGCGCGCGAGCTCGGCGCGTCGGCGTGGGTGCAGAAGCCGATCGAGCTGGATCACCTGATCGTCGAGGTGGATCGACTCTGCAACAGCCGCTGA